A region of Ramlibacter agri DNA encodes the following proteins:
- a CDS encoding hybrid sensor histidine kinase/response regulator translates to MLPPFVFESVFDQSPVGEYLLSASDDPVILAVNDSFLHASGRTRESLLGQRLFTVFPGDPQDRGDTGVAALRASLARVIATGRSDALPVQRYPIRSQRPDGSEAFEERYWTAVNIPIFDAAGALVCIAHRTDDVTEQTRVTEALKRGTARKSLLLALADRLRPLTSPDQIARTASAMLGEWLHITRVTYVEVDDTSGTFVQRHWTRSQGDAPAERRRLEEFGPEIIATLRSGVPLVICDVRTDPRTAAHAGAYASIGVRSNLAIPLVKSGRLILVLSLQHDEARAWSDAEIELAIEVAERTWSAAENARAQEDLREASRRKDEFLAMLAHELRNPLAPISVAAELLARQPLDEGRRQKTSAIITRQVRHMTGLVDDLLDVSRVTRGLVTLEEAPQDMKAIVANAVEQVRPLVEAQRHQLTIELPPASAHVLGDAKRLVQVLSNLLNNAAKYTPPGGHLQLTVWVDGKCVCVRVQDDGIGIAEELQPRIFDLFSQAERTPDRSQGGLGLGLALVKSLVELHRGSVRVFSEGKGQGTCFTVTLPRLEHAGGGGGAHAEPSRHQNGSGLDVLVVDDNEDAAEMLKLLLETAGHHVRVAYDPVRALQQAEAQPPQAAFIDIGLPAIDGYEVVRRLRSHPRTARGMYVALTGYGQDADRRRALAAGFDEHLVKPADPDRIMALLDKLVPA, encoded by the coding sequence ATGCTCCCGCCGTTCGTCTTCGAGTCCGTGTTCGACCAGTCGCCGGTCGGCGAGTACCTGCTTTCCGCCAGCGACGACCCGGTCATCCTCGCCGTCAACGACAGCTTCCTGCACGCCTCCGGGCGCACGCGCGAGAGCCTGTTGGGGCAGCGGCTGTTCACGGTCTTCCCTGGCGACCCCCAAGACCGCGGCGACACCGGCGTGGCCGCCTTGCGTGCTTCACTGGCGCGCGTGATCGCAACCGGACGCAGCGATGCGCTGCCGGTGCAGCGCTATCCCATCCGCAGCCAGCGTCCCGACGGCAGCGAAGCTTTCGAGGAACGCTACTGGACTGCCGTCAACATTCCCATCTTCGACGCCGCCGGCGCACTGGTCTGCATCGCCCACCGCACCGACGACGTCACGGAGCAGACGCGCGTCACCGAAGCGCTGAAGCGCGGCACCGCGCGCAAGTCGCTGCTGCTCGCACTGGCCGACCGGCTGCGGCCGCTGACTTCGCCGGACCAGATCGCGCGTACGGCGTCGGCCATGCTCGGCGAATGGCTGCACATCACGCGCGTCACCTACGTCGAGGTCGACGACACCAGCGGGACCTTCGTGCAGCGGCACTGGACCCGCTCGCAAGGCGATGCGCCGGCGGAGCGGCGCCGGCTGGAGGAGTTCGGGCCGGAGATCATCGCCACGCTCCGGAGCGGCGTGCCCCTCGTGATCTGCGACGTCCGCACGGACCCGCGCACGGCTGCGCACGCCGGCGCCTACGCCAGCATCGGCGTGCGCTCCAACCTCGCGATCCCGCTCGTCAAGTCGGGCCGCCTGATCCTCGTGCTGAGCCTGCAGCACGACGAGGCCCGGGCGTGGAGCGACGCCGAGATCGAACTGGCCATCGAGGTCGCGGAGCGCACCTGGTCGGCCGCGGAGAACGCGCGGGCGCAGGAGGACCTGCGCGAAGCCAGCCGCCGCAAGGACGAATTCCTGGCGATGCTGGCGCATGAGTTGCGCAACCCGCTCGCACCCATCAGCGTGGCGGCCGAACTGCTGGCGCGCCAGCCGCTGGACGAAGGGCGCCGGCAGAAGACCAGCGCCATCATCACGCGCCAGGTCCGCCACATGACGGGCCTGGTCGATGACCTGCTGGACGTGTCGCGCGTCACGCGCGGCCTGGTGACGCTGGAAGAGGCGCCGCAGGACATGAAGGCCATCGTGGCCAACGCGGTGGAGCAGGTGCGGCCGCTCGTGGAGGCGCAGCGGCACCAGCTGACGATCGAACTGCCGCCGGCCAGCGCGCATGTGCTCGGGGACGCGAAGCGGCTGGTGCAGGTGCTGAGCAACCTCCTGAACAACGCAGCCAAGTACACGCCGCCGGGCGGCCACCTGCAGCTGACGGTGTGGGTGGACGGCAAGTGCGTCTGCGTGCGCGTCCAGGACGACGGCATCGGCATCGCGGAGGAATTGCAGCCGCGCATCTTCGACCTGTTTTCGCAGGCGGAGCGCACGCCTGATCGCTCGCAGGGCGGCCTGGGCCTCGGGCTGGCGCTCGTGAAGAGCCTGGTCGAACTGCATCGCGGGTCGGTGCGCGTGTTCAGCGAGGGCAAGGGCCAGGGCACCTGCTTCACGGTGACCCTGCCGCGCCTGGAGCACGCGGGCGGCGGCGGCGGCGCGCATGCCGAGCCATCGCGGCACCAGAACGGTTCCGGGCTCGACGTGCTCGTGGTCGATGACAACGAAGACGCGGCGGAAATGTTGAAGCTCCTGCTGGAGACCGCGGGCCACCACGTGCGCGTCGCCTACGACCCCGTCCGCGCGCTGCAGCAGGCCGAGGCGCAGCCGCCGCAAGCCGCCTTCATCGACATCGGGCTGCCGGCCATCGACGGCTACGAGGTGGTGCGGCGCCTGCGTTCGCATCCGCGCACCGCGCGCGGCATGTACGTGGCCCTCACCGGCTACGGCCAGGACGCGGACCGCCGCCGCGCACTCGCAGCAGGCTTCGACGAACATCTCGTGAAGCCTGCCGATCCGGATCGGATCATGGCCTTGCTGGACAAGCTCGTGCCAGCGTGA